A single Hylaeus volcanicus isolate JK05 unplaced genomic scaffold, UHH_iyHylVolc1.0_haploid 12221, whole genome shotgun sequence DNA region contains:
- the LOC128883505 gene encoding uncharacterized protein LOC128883505 isoform X6, with protein sequence MEENLVRSDVEELENIIKTTKSKPECSTLTNILISTVDEILQDSSISRENVEPADLSNVEPLSAKQQNAEILKQDVLTKLDVQAEKTKETRALTNKDALVREDKCYAEDINAKVYPASDGSTPVLYYMKRLLDIQKKYSDVIKRRHSVHFFHETLRKTSQYRLKPYQHLSSKRDQSRLQKYASMYRPTASLSEIENTTYQEKSLIGLASQSFDNLEATNSGKVPLMCYPLSKHEVEYVDRNLVVKGVQKMPKPNPIWLFQKNGCDLSLAHLREVAKRLRQDIQNMELKWKKSLCRQNLQDFSCVGVDERLAELYKLQTYVSLEQQKKKENICYEVALCDSQLNTMMRDKRNEYFTQLYGDNQNPDTIRFLRNKTKKLSKQYEELEGLKQDLFKHYSHSDVLRKIKNGAFHLKSKCEPLPNHCTSLDRELILKKAGYSHTPVMAADYLIKTKFPKIFPKTAYSQRWEFELKTPRKGYKNEEYMDKEDTFEARLLLMDVEKKKKKIEERKTTETLFPNRVYLEKLKEKKIIDKRWEKILKQLEFEKETATTHYSRVVNPQITISPSAPCNTKTIVVHAKHSPTEKKNFKTMRSLDDRHIVKRTEDQTFFDVYPKLQSEKQNLKENIVNLKKNKQVTLSRNMKSRFPQRRCPCYVEIPNNLPNENVSDLYKTIDIGIQHHRLGLPDMALMFATFTLALQKMDDLDPLTLLDYAELLVKGLLHYPLQLSFVWDGVSLLLKIYNTVECVNKEKLLNLLLETFTTLLAIEDEELQLLLLQGICIVTDTPYRFTLSPDLIDFLLDIVPITQSHELVEKGMQLLCLGSIGHRKKEKYALFVNCKYCGMLKAYFYVPGLSIYQNHSGIVLQCCLSIHAYAQRAISEVFRPDKSSHLFRKKVDIVQFKEGQLSLPKEPVSWMLKDGSDIRLIFTVMHDYTRYRKVIGAVCSALCSLSKVSLLHIETLSKQPLGLLLEIAKEFPSSQCIALSVSRIMQSFLAVFPFDTIIKSNLSVQLLINFIKHQNSPNVHAECCMALMAVGDQTQFLSSNVTHQILPPILSVAKDKVTNKSHTQIICSFLKTLCDMKNVDSFKSSILWSLIGVALYSQKSMIILISPRDYFIQCKLLITNRMLLKVSRFNKGNTTKFIYSNLL encoded by the exons ATGGAAGAAAATTTAGTCAG GAGTGATGTAGAAgagttagaaaatattattaaaacaacaaaaagtaAACCAGAATGTTCTACCCtcacgaatattttaatatcaacgGTAGATGAAATTCTTCAAGATTCAAGCATTTCGCGAGAAAACGTAGAGCCTGCAGATTTGTCAAACGTGGAACCGTTGAGTGCAAAACAACAAAACGCTGAGATTTTGAAGCAAGACGTGTTAACAAAACTCGATGTTCAAGCtgaaaaaacgaaagaaacaagAGCATTGACTAATAAAGATGCTTTAGTAAGAGAAGATAAATGTTATGCAGAAGACATTAATGCCAAAGTTTACCCCGCAAGTGATGGTTCAACACCCGTGTTATATTATATGAAGCG gcTATTAgatattcaaaaaaaatattcggatgTAATAAAAAGACGACACAGTGTCCACTTTTTTCATGAAACGTTGCGCAAAACGTCTCAGTACCGGTTAAAGCCATACCAACATTTGTCTTCAAAGCGTGATCAATCACGCTTACAGAAATATGCCTCTATGTACAGACCAACAGCATCTTTaagtgaaatagaaaatacaacctatcaagaaaaaagtttaattggCCTGGCAAGTCAGTCTTTTGATAATTTAGAGGCCACGAATTCAGGAAAAGTGCCTTTAATGTGTTACCCATTATCTAAACATGAAGTAGAGTATGTTGATCGAAACCTGGTTGTaaagggtgttcaaaaaatgCCGAAACCTAATCCTATATggctttttcaaaaaaatggaTGTGATTTATCTTTAGCTCATTTAAGAGAGGTAGCAAAGCGTTTAAGACaagatatacaaaatatggagctaaaatggaaaaaaagtttgtgtCGCCAAAATCTTCAAGACTTCTCTTGTGTAGGAGTAGATGAAAGATTGGCTGAATTGTATAAATTGCAGACATATGTTTCTTTAgaacaacaaaaaaagaaagagaat ATTTGTTATGAAGTAGCCTTATGTGATTCACAATTGAATACAATGATGCGCGATAAGcggaatgaatattttactcaACTTTACGGTGACAA TCAAAATCCTGACACAATACGTTTTTTgagaaacaaaacgaaaaaattgtcgaaacaATACGAAGAATTGGAAGGATTAAAGCAAGATTTGTTCAAGCACTATTCCCATTCTGATGtattacgaaaaataaaaaatggtgcTTTTCACTTGAag TCAAAATGTGAACCGTTGCCAAATCATTGTACTTCCCTAGACCGTGAATTGATTCTTAAAAAAGCAGGTTACTCACACACCCCAGTCATGGCAGCCGACTAtcttataaaaacaaaatttcctaaaatatttcctaaaaCCGCTTATTCACAAAGATGGGAATTTGAGCTTAAAACGCCTAGAAAAGGATACAAAAACGAGGAGTACATGGATAAGGAAGATACTTTTGAAGCAAGGTTACTTCTAATGGAtgttgagaaaaaaaaaaaaa AGATAGAAGAGCGAAAAACGACAGAGACACTTTTTCCAAATAGAGTTTatctagaaaaattgaaagaaaaaaaaattattgacaagAGATGGGAAAAAATACTAAAGCAGTTGgagtttgaaaaagaaacagctACTACTCACTATAGTCGAGTTGTGAACCCTCAAATAACGATTTCCCCTTCTGCTCCGTGCAACACCAAAACGATAGTTGTGCACGCCAAACATTCACcgactgaaaaaaaaaattttaaaacaatgcGTTCGTTAGATGACCGACACATTGTTAAGCGTACTGAGGACCAAACTTTTTTTGACGTATATCCAAAATTACAatcagaaaaacaaaatttaaaagaaaacattgtgaatttaaaaaaaaacaaacaagtgACGTTATCAA GAAACATGAAAAGTCGTTTTCCTCAAAGAAGATGTCCTTGTTATGTCGAGATACCCAATAATCTACCTAATGAAAATGTATCCGACTTGTACAAAACCATTGATATAGGAATTCAACATCATCGTCTCGGCTTGCCTGATATGGCACtc ATGTTTGCTACTTTTACATTGGCACTTCAAAAAATGGATGATCTAGATCCGTTAACACTCTTG GATTATGCCGAGTTGTTAGTAAAAGGATTACTACATTACCCTCTACAATTAAGCTTTGTTTGGGACGGTGTTTCACTATTACTCAAAATTTATAACA CTGTAGAATGTGTGAATAAAGAGAAGCTTTTAAATCTTTTGTTAGAGACCTTTACAACTCTTTTAGCTATAGAAGATGAAGAGTTGCAACTTTTATTGCTTCAAGGAATCTGTATTGTCACTGACACACCTtac AGGTTTACTCTAAGCCCGGATCTGATTGATTTTTTACTTGATATTGTTCCTATAACACAATCGCATGAATTGGTCGAAAAAGGAATGCAATTGTTATGTTTAGGATCCATTGGTCAtcggaaaaaagagaaatatgcTCTATTCGTGAATTGTAAATACTGTGGAATGTTGAAAGCTTATTTTTATGTCCCAGGCTTGAGTATCTATCAAAATCATTCTGGCATTGTTCTCCAATGTTGTTTATCGATCCATGCTTATGCGCAACGCGCCATCAGTGAAGTTTTTCGTCCTGATAAATCGAGCCATCTATTTAGAAAAAAGGTTGATATTGTACAATTCAAAGAAGGACAATTGTCTTTGCCTAAGGAGCCTGTATCTTGGATGCTTAAAGATGGCTCCGACATACGACTG ATTTTCACGGTTATGCACGATTACACACGTTATCGTAAAGTTATAGGAGCTGTGTGTAGTGCTTTATGTAGTCTATCCAAAGTTTCTTTATTACATATAGAAACACTTTCTAAGCAA CCATTAGGTCTTTTACTTGAGATTGCAAAGGAATTTCCGTCAAGCCAGTGTATTGCCCTTAGCGTATCACGAATCATGCAATCTTTTCTTGCTGTGTTTCCTTTcgatactataataaaatcaaatcttTCCGTACAACTTTTAATCAACTTTATAAAACATCAAAA CTCCCCTAATGTTCATGCAGAATGTTGTATGGCTTTAATGGCAGTAGGAGAtcaaacacaatttttatcgtcC aATGTCACACATCAAATTCTTCCTCCCATTTTAAGCGTCGCGAAAGACAAGGTTACAAACAAGTCTCACACCCAGATCATTTGCTCATTTCTTAAAACGCTTTGTGATATGAAAAACGTAGACTCATTCAAAAGTAGTATTTTGTGGTCTCTAATCGGCGTTGCGCTTTATAGTCAAAAATCTATGATCATATTAATAAGTCCAAGGGATTACTTTATACAATGCAAGTTATTAATTACCAACAGGATGTTGCT AAAAGTATCCCGATTCAACAAAGGAAATACaaccaaatttatttattcaaacctTTTGTAA
- the LOC128883505 gene encoding uncharacterized protein LOC128883505 isoform X7, with protein sequence MEENLVRSDVEELENIIKTTKSKPECSTLTNILISTVDEILQDSSISRENVEPADLSNVEPLSAKQQNAEILKQDVLTKLDVQAEKTKETRALTNKDALVREDKCYAEDINAKVYPASDGSTPVLYYMKRLLDIQKKYSDVIKRRHSVHFFHETLRKTSQYRLKPYQHLSSKRDQSRLQKYASMYRPTASLSEIENTTYQEKSLIGLASQSFDNLEATNSGKVPLMCYPLSKHEVEYVDRNLVVKGVQKMPKPNPIWLFQKNGCDLSLAHLREVAKRLRQDIQNMELKWKKSLCRQNLQDFSCVGVDERLAELYKLQTYVSLEQQKKKENICYEVALCDSQLNTMMRDKRNEYFTQLYGDNQNPDTIRFLRNKTKKLSKQYEELEGLKQDLFKHYSHSDVLRKIKNGAFHLKSKCEPLPNHCTSLDRELILKKAGYSHTPVMAADYLIKTKFPKIFPKTAYSQRWEFELKTPRKGYKNEEYMDKEDTFEARLLLMDVEKKKKKIEERKTTETLFPNRVYLEKLKEKKIIDKRWEKILKQLEFEKETATTHYSRVVNPQITISPSAPCNTKTIVVHAKHSPTEKKNFKTMRSLDDRHIVKRTEDQTFFDVYPKLQSEKQNLKENIVNLKKNKQVTLSRNMKSRFPQRRCPCYVEIPNNLPNENVSDLYKTIDIGIQHHRLGLPDMALMFATFTLALQKMDDLDPLTLLDYAELLVKGLLHYPLQLSFVWDGVSLLLKIYNTVECVNKEKLLNLLLETFTTLLAIEDEELQLLLLQGICIVTDTPYRFTLSPDLIDFLLDIVPITQSHELVEKGMQLLCLGSIGHRKKEKYALFVNCKYCGMLKAYFYVPGLSIYQNHSGIVLQCCLSIHAYAQRAISEVFRPDKSSHLFRKKVDIVQFKEGQLSLPKEPVSWMLKDGSDIRLIFTVMHDYTRYRKVIGAVCSALCSLSKVSLLHIETLSKQPLGLLLEIAKEFPSSQCIALSVSRIMQSFLAVFPFDTIIKSNLSVQLLINFIKHQKMLYGFNGSRRSNTIFIVQCHTSNSSSHFKRRERQDSFKSSILWSLIGVALYSQKSMIILISPRDYFIQCKLLITNRMLLKVSRFNKGNTTKFIYSNLL encoded by the exons ATGGAAGAAAATTTAGTCAG GAGTGATGTAGAAgagttagaaaatattattaaaacaacaaaaagtaAACCAGAATGTTCTACCCtcacgaatattttaatatcaacgGTAGATGAAATTCTTCAAGATTCAAGCATTTCGCGAGAAAACGTAGAGCCTGCAGATTTGTCAAACGTGGAACCGTTGAGTGCAAAACAACAAAACGCTGAGATTTTGAAGCAAGACGTGTTAACAAAACTCGATGTTCAAGCtgaaaaaacgaaagaaacaagAGCATTGACTAATAAAGATGCTTTAGTAAGAGAAGATAAATGTTATGCAGAAGACATTAATGCCAAAGTTTACCCCGCAAGTGATGGTTCAACACCCGTGTTATATTATATGAAGCG gcTATTAgatattcaaaaaaaatattcggatgTAATAAAAAGACGACACAGTGTCCACTTTTTTCATGAAACGTTGCGCAAAACGTCTCAGTACCGGTTAAAGCCATACCAACATTTGTCTTCAAAGCGTGATCAATCACGCTTACAGAAATATGCCTCTATGTACAGACCAACAGCATCTTTaagtgaaatagaaaatacaacctatcaagaaaaaagtttaattggCCTGGCAAGTCAGTCTTTTGATAATTTAGAGGCCACGAATTCAGGAAAAGTGCCTTTAATGTGTTACCCATTATCTAAACATGAAGTAGAGTATGTTGATCGAAACCTGGTTGTaaagggtgttcaaaaaatgCCGAAACCTAATCCTATATggctttttcaaaaaaatggaTGTGATTTATCTTTAGCTCATTTAAGAGAGGTAGCAAAGCGTTTAAGACaagatatacaaaatatggagctaaaatggaaaaaaagtttgtgtCGCCAAAATCTTCAAGACTTCTCTTGTGTAGGAGTAGATGAAAGATTGGCTGAATTGTATAAATTGCAGACATATGTTTCTTTAgaacaacaaaaaaagaaagagaat ATTTGTTATGAAGTAGCCTTATGTGATTCACAATTGAATACAATGATGCGCGATAAGcggaatgaatattttactcaACTTTACGGTGACAA TCAAAATCCTGACACAATACGTTTTTTgagaaacaaaacgaaaaaattgtcgaaacaATACGAAGAATTGGAAGGATTAAAGCAAGATTTGTTCAAGCACTATTCCCATTCTGATGtattacgaaaaataaaaaatggtgcTTTTCACTTGAag TCAAAATGTGAACCGTTGCCAAATCATTGTACTTCCCTAGACCGTGAATTGATTCTTAAAAAAGCAGGTTACTCACACACCCCAGTCATGGCAGCCGACTAtcttataaaaacaaaatttcctaaaatatttcctaaaaCCGCTTATTCACAAAGATGGGAATTTGAGCTTAAAACGCCTAGAAAAGGATACAAAAACGAGGAGTACATGGATAAGGAAGATACTTTTGAAGCAAGGTTACTTCTAATGGAtgttgagaaaaaaaaaaaaa AGATAGAAGAGCGAAAAACGACAGAGACACTTTTTCCAAATAGAGTTTatctagaaaaattgaaagaaaaaaaaattattgacaagAGATGGGAAAAAATACTAAAGCAGTTGgagtttgaaaaagaaacagctACTACTCACTATAGTCGAGTTGTGAACCCTCAAATAACGATTTCCCCTTCTGCTCCGTGCAACACCAAAACGATAGTTGTGCACGCCAAACATTCACcgactgaaaaaaaaaattttaaaacaatgcGTTCGTTAGATGACCGACACATTGTTAAGCGTACTGAGGACCAAACTTTTTTTGACGTATATCCAAAATTACAatcagaaaaacaaaatttaaaagaaaacattgtgaatttaaaaaaaaacaaacaagtgACGTTATCAA GAAACATGAAAAGTCGTTTTCCTCAAAGAAGATGTCCTTGTTATGTCGAGATACCCAATAATCTACCTAATGAAAATGTATCCGACTTGTACAAAACCATTGATATAGGAATTCAACATCATCGTCTCGGCTTGCCTGATATGGCACtc ATGTTTGCTACTTTTACATTGGCACTTCAAAAAATGGATGATCTAGATCCGTTAACACTCTTG GATTATGCCGAGTTGTTAGTAAAAGGATTACTACATTACCCTCTACAATTAAGCTTTGTTTGGGACGGTGTTTCACTATTACTCAAAATTTATAACA CTGTAGAATGTGTGAATAAAGAGAAGCTTTTAAATCTTTTGTTAGAGACCTTTACAACTCTTTTAGCTATAGAAGATGAAGAGTTGCAACTTTTATTGCTTCAAGGAATCTGTATTGTCACTGACACACCTtac AGGTTTACTCTAAGCCCGGATCTGATTGATTTTTTACTTGATATTGTTCCTATAACACAATCGCATGAATTGGTCGAAAAAGGAATGCAATTGTTATGTTTAGGATCCATTGGTCAtcggaaaaaagagaaatatgcTCTATTCGTGAATTGTAAATACTGTGGAATGTTGAAAGCTTATTTTTATGTCCCAGGCTTGAGTATCTATCAAAATCATTCTGGCATTGTTCTCCAATGTTGTTTATCGATCCATGCTTATGCGCAACGCGCCATCAGTGAAGTTTTTCGTCCTGATAAATCGAGCCATCTATTTAGAAAAAAGGTTGATATTGTACAATTCAAAGAAGGACAATTGTCTTTGCCTAAGGAGCCTGTATCTTGGATGCTTAAAGATGGCTCCGACATACGACTG ATTTTCACGGTTATGCACGATTACACACGTTATCGTAAAGTTATAGGAGCTGTGTGTAGTGCTTTATGTAGTCTATCCAAAGTTTCTTTATTACATATAGAAACACTTTCTAAGCAA CCATTAGGTCTTTTACTTGAGATTGCAAAGGAATTTCCGTCAAGCCAGTGTATTGCCCTTAGCGTATCACGAATCATGCAATCTTTTCTTGCTGTGTTTCCTTTcgatactataataaaatcaaatcttTCCGTACAACTTTTAATCAACTTTATAAAACATCAAAA AATGTTGTATGGCTTTAATGGCAGTAGGAGAtcaaacacaatttttatcgtcC aATGTCACACATCAAATTCTTCCTCCCATTTTAAGCGTCGCGAAAGACAAG ACTCATTCAAAAGTAGTATTTTGTGGTCTCTAATCGGCGTTGCGCTTTATAGTCAAAAATCTATGATCATATTAATAAGTCCAAGGGATTACTTTATACAATGCAAGTTATTAATTACCAACAGGATGTTGCT AAAAGTATCCCGATTCAACAAAGGAAATACaaccaaatttatttattcaaacctTTTGTAA
- the LOC128883505 gene encoding uncharacterized protein LOC128883505 isoform X2, producing MEENLVRSDVEELENIIKTTKSKPECSTLTNILISTVDEILQDSSISRENVEPADLSNVEPLSAKQQNAEILKQDVLTKLDVQAEKTKETRALTNKDALVREDKCYAEDINAKVYPASDGSTPVLYYMKRLLDIQKKYSDVIKRRHSVHFFHETLRKTSQYRLKPYQHLSSKRDQSRLQKYASMYRPTASLSEIENTTYQEKSLIGLASQSFDNLEATNSGKVPLMCYPLSKHEVEYVDRNLVVKGVQKMPKPNPIWLFQKNGCDLSLAHLREVAKRLRQDIQNMELKWKKSLCRQNLQDFSCVGVDERLAELYKLQTYVSLEQQKKKENICYEVALCDSQLNTMMRDKRNEYFTQLYGDNQNPDTIRFLRNKTKKLSKQYEELEGLKQDLFKHYSHSDVLRKIKNGAFHLKSKCEPLPNHCTSLDRELILKKAGYSHTPVMAADYLIKTKFPKIFPKTAYSQRWEFELKTPRKGYKNEEYMDKEDTFEARLLLMDVEKKKKKIEERKTTETLFPNRVYLEKLKEKKIIDKRWEKILKQLEFEKETATTHYSRVVNPQITISPSAPCNTKTIVVHAKHSPTEKKNFKTMRSLDDRHIVKRTEDQTFFDVYPKLQSEKQNLKENIVNLKKNKQVTLSRNMKSRFPQRRCPCYVEIPNNLPNENVSDLYKTIDIGIQHHRLGLPDMALMFATFTLALQKMDDLDPLTLLDYAELLVKGLLHYPLQLSFVWDGVSLLLKIYNKCVNKEKLLNLLLETFTTLLAIEDEELQLLLLQGICIVTDTPYRFTLSPDLIDFLLDIVPITQSHELVEKGMQLLCLGSIGHRKKEKYALFVNCKYCGMLKAYFYVPGLSIYQNHSGIVLQCCLSIHAYAQRAISEVFRPDKSSHLFRKKVDIVQFKEGQLSLPKEPVSWMLKDGSDIRLIFTVMHDYTRYRKVIGAVCSALCSLSKVSLLHIETLSKQPLGLLLEIAKEFPSSQCIALSVSRIMQSFLAVFPFDTIIKSNLSVQLLINFIKHQNSPNVHAECCMALMAVGDQTQFLSSNVTHQILPPILSVAKDKVTNKSHTQIICSFLKTLCDMKNSKIYDHINKSKGLLYTMQVINYQQDVAVIIKDVCCISKCLLEKYPDSTKEIQPNLFIQTFCNLLRIYTDNLDICVLIILTIEHYLSVSVEGFKYIPIDHLLILEKIGLHGMKLQRRDIILQVTNHLSFLSDRASLSEGIIAKASCQKIINSLK from the exons ATGGAAGAAAATTTAGTCAG GAGTGATGTAGAAgagttagaaaatattattaaaacaacaaaaagtaAACCAGAATGTTCTACCCtcacgaatattttaatatcaacgGTAGATGAAATTCTTCAAGATTCAAGCATTTCGCGAGAAAACGTAGAGCCTGCAGATTTGTCAAACGTGGAACCGTTGAGTGCAAAACAACAAAACGCTGAGATTTTGAAGCAAGACGTGTTAACAAAACTCGATGTTCAAGCtgaaaaaacgaaagaaacaagAGCATTGACTAATAAAGATGCTTTAGTAAGAGAAGATAAATGTTATGCAGAAGACATTAATGCCAAAGTTTACCCCGCAAGTGATGGTTCAACACCCGTGTTATATTATATGAAGCG gcTATTAgatattcaaaaaaaatattcggatgTAATAAAAAGACGACACAGTGTCCACTTTTTTCATGAAACGTTGCGCAAAACGTCTCAGTACCGGTTAAAGCCATACCAACATTTGTCTTCAAAGCGTGATCAATCACGCTTACAGAAATATGCCTCTATGTACAGACCAACAGCATCTTTaagtgaaatagaaaatacaacctatcaagaaaaaagtttaattggCCTGGCAAGTCAGTCTTTTGATAATTTAGAGGCCACGAATTCAGGAAAAGTGCCTTTAATGTGTTACCCATTATCTAAACATGAAGTAGAGTATGTTGATCGAAACCTGGTTGTaaagggtgttcaaaaaatgCCGAAACCTAATCCTATATggctttttcaaaaaaatggaTGTGATTTATCTTTAGCTCATTTAAGAGAGGTAGCAAAGCGTTTAAGACaagatatacaaaatatggagctaaaatggaaaaaaagtttgtgtCGCCAAAATCTTCAAGACTTCTCTTGTGTAGGAGTAGATGAAAGATTGGCTGAATTGTATAAATTGCAGACATATGTTTCTTTAgaacaacaaaaaaagaaagagaat ATTTGTTATGAAGTAGCCTTATGTGATTCACAATTGAATACAATGATGCGCGATAAGcggaatgaatattttactcaACTTTACGGTGACAA TCAAAATCCTGACACAATACGTTTTTTgagaaacaaaacgaaaaaattgtcgaaacaATACGAAGAATTGGAAGGATTAAAGCAAGATTTGTTCAAGCACTATTCCCATTCTGATGtattacgaaaaataaaaaatggtgcTTTTCACTTGAag TCAAAATGTGAACCGTTGCCAAATCATTGTACTTCCCTAGACCGTGAATTGATTCTTAAAAAAGCAGGTTACTCACACACCCCAGTCATGGCAGCCGACTAtcttataaaaacaaaatttcctaaaatatttcctaaaaCCGCTTATTCACAAAGATGGGAATTTGAGCTTAAAACGCCTAGAAAAGGATACAAAAACGAGGAGTACATGGATAAGGAAGATACTTTTGAAGCAAGGTTACTTCTAATGGAtgttgagaaaaaaaaaaaaa AGATAGAAGAGCGAAAAACGACAGAGACACTTTTTCCAAATAGAGTTTatctagaaaaattgaaagaaaaaaaaattattgacaagAGATGGGAAAAAATACTAAAGCAGTTGgagtttgaaaaagaaacagctACTACTCACTATAGTCGAGTTGTGAACCCTCAAATAACGATTTCCCCTTCTGCTCCGTGCAACACCAAAACGATAGTTGTGCACGCCAAACATTCACcgactgaaaaaaaaaattttaaaacaatgcGTTCGTTAGATGACCGACACATTGTTAAGCGTACTGAGGACCAAACTTTTTTTGACGTATATCCAAAATTACAatcagaaaaacaaaatttaaaagaaaacattgtgaatttaaaaaaaaacaaacaagtgACGTTATCAA GAAACATGAAAAGTCGTTTTCCTCAAAGAAGATGTCCTTGTTATGTCGAGATACCCAATAATCTACCTAATGAAAATGTATCCGACTTGTACAAAACCATTGATATAGGAATTCAACATCATCGTCTCGGCTTGCCTGATATGGCACtc ATGTTTGCTACTTTTACATTGGCACTTCAAAAAATGGATGATCTAGATCCGTTAACACTCTTG GATTATGCCGAGTTGTTAGTAAAAGGATTACTACATTACCCTCTACAATTAAGCTTTGTTTGGGACGGTGTTTCACTATTACTCAAAATTTATAACA AATGTGTGAATAAAGAGAAGCTTTTAAATCTTTTGTTAGAGACCTTTACAACTCTTTTAGCTATAGAAGATGAAGAGTTGCAACTTTTATTGCTTCAAGGAATCTGTATTGTCACTGACACACCTtac AGGTTTACTCTAAGCCCGGATCTGATTGATTTTTTACTTGATATTGTTCCTATAACACAATCGCATGAATTGGTCGAAAAAGGAATGCAATTGTTATGTTTAGGATCCATTGGTCAtcggaaaaaagagaaatatgcTCTATTCGTGAATTGTAAATACTGTGGAATGTTGAAAGCTTATTTTTATGTCCCAGGCTTGAGTATCTATCAAAATCATTCTGGCATTGTTCTCCAATGTTGTTTATCGATCCATGCTTATGCGCAACGCGCCATCAGTGAAGTTTTTCGTCCTGATAAATCGAGCCATCTATTTAGAAAAAAGGTTGATATTGTACAATTCAAAGAAGGACAATTGTCTTTGCCTAAGGAGCCTGTATCTTGGATGCTTAAAGATGGCTCCGACATACGACTG ATTTTCACGGTTATGCACGATTACACACGTTATCGTAAAGTTATAGGAGCTGTGTGTAGTGCTTTATGTAGTCTATCCAAAGTTTCTTTATTACATATAGAAACACTTTCTAAGCAA CCATTAGGTCTTTTACTTGAGATTGCAAAGGAATTTCCGTCAAGCCAGTGTATTGCCCTTAGCGTATCACGAATCATGCAATCTTTTCTTGCTGTGTTTCCTTTcgatactataataaaatcaaatcttTCCGTACAACTTTTAATCAACTTTATAAAACATCAAAA CTCCCCTAATGTTCATGCAGAATGTTGTATGGCTTTAATGGCAGTAGGAGAtcaaacacaatttttatcgtcC aATGTCACACATCAAATTCTTCCTCCCATTTTAAGCGTCGCGAAAGACAAGGTTACAAACAAGTCTCACACCCAGATCATTTGCTCATTTCTTAAAACGCTTTGTGATATGAAAAAC TCAAAAATCTATGATCATATTAATAAGTCCAAGGGATTACTTTATACAATGCAAGTTATTAATTACCAACAGGATGTTGCTgtg ATAATCAAAGACGTTTGTTGTATATCGAAATGTCTTTTAGAAAAGTATCCCGATTCAACAAAGGAAATACaaccaaatttatttattcaaacctTTTGTAATCTTTTAAGAATTTATACTGACAATTTAG ATATTTGTGTTTTGATAATCTTAACCATAGAGCACTACTTATCAGTTAGTGTTGAaggttttaaatatattcctattgatcatttattgattcttgaaaaa ATAGGTCTTCATGGAATGAAACTACAACGACGGGATATCATTTTACAAGTCACAAATCATCTCTCCTTCCTTTCTGATAGg GCGTCCTTGAGTGAAGGAATCATAGCTAAAGCATCAtgtcaaaaaattattaatagtcTAAAATGA